From Solanum lycopersicum chromosome 8, SLM_r2.1, the proteins below share one genomic window:
- the LOC101244687 gene encoding putative F-box/LRR-repeat protein 23 yields MWRVIDLKYDPPCVKHCVLKKICRIAVDRSQGQLLKISIHKFDNKDLLYYIAESVAGSLSAAAKNLPLFEELRIHLTLITEEDIESVGRYCPLLKSFTLNARVRFNFGYSRLPDDGQALAIATSMPELRCLALILNPLTSVGLEAILDGCLHLVSLDLCRYNNIDLVGDIGRRCREQIANLKYPHDYEFDSEVSHYLSSYDNYKSRMMYSCLDSDTFTGYRNYHESSDDDDYFDIPY; encoded by the exons ATGTGGCGTGTTATTGACTTGAAATATGACCCTCCCTGTGTCAAGCATTGTGTGCTGAAGAAAATATGTCGGATTGCGGTGGATCGTAGCCAGGGCCAGTTACTCAAAATTAGCATCCACAAGTTTGATAACAAAGACTTGCTCTATTACATTGCTGAGAG CGTTGCTGGAAGTTTGTCGGCAGCCGCTAAGAACTTGCCGTTGTTTGAGGAGTTGCGCATCCACTTGACCTTAATTACTGAAGAAGATATAGAAAGTGTTGGTCGTTATTGCCCTCTACTTAAGTCATTTACATTGAATGCCCGTGTACGTTTTAACTTTGGATATTCACGACTTCCAGATGATGGTCAAGCCTTAGCTATTGCTACAAGTATGCCTGAATTACGGTGCCTTGCACtaattttgaatcccttgaCAAGTGTAGGACTTGAAGCTATTCTTGATGGCTGTCTACACCTTGTATCACTTGACTTGTGCCGCTATAATAATATTGATCTTGTAGGGGATATAGGAAGAAGATGCAGAGAACAGATTGCAAATCTAAAGTATCCTCATGATTATGAATTTGATTCTGAAGTTTCACATTACTTATCCTCTTATGATAACTACAAATCTAGGATGATGTATAGTTGTCTTGATTCTGATACATTCACCGGCTACAGGAACTATCATGAGtccagtgatgatgatgattacttTGATATTCCGTATTAA